A genomic stretch from Kribbella amoyensis includes:
- a CDS encoding phage tail protein yields MIVPGPQQLANPGPLIGAALPTASRAPASKPPPFGMTMWFSVVVPSLDSGEPKSLGAWSACSGLAVELSPDGPFEEGGNYTTPHYLPGRVTYPKVTLQRAMTPGGTAKVRRWLEDLTAEWSSGEPARFGTRSPVVITLYSGIGPAAVKVHTWELRDAIPVSWAVPQLSTSGAGGFALESLALQHSGFLKPVDGPAGSELVLTDPAGQRLSFQYNPAKITLSKAREAATGRKKVTSGDDVIDANSLSITLAELRIDGYREVARAAGLLREWLEFEGWRDGRLPVAAKPGNKPLCEKCGKTEVTSTDAAPGVPKDLRVTWGRYGGGMPQRMVLKKFDLTLTRFTMDGRPSRATAQLTLQEYTGAARRGSGATPGIGGHRSGPVAAGAAGSHPEDRLRNPGGGR; encoded by the coding sequence ATGATCGTCCCGGGCCCGCAGCAGCTGGCGAATCCGGGGCCGCTGATCGGTGCCGCCTTGCCGACGGCGTCCCGGGCCCCGGCCTCGAAGCCGCCCCCGTTCGGGATGACGATGTGGTTCAGCGTGGTCGTGCCCAGCCTCGACAGCGGCGAGCCGAAGTCCCTCGGCGCCTGGTCGGCCTGCTCCGGCCTCGCCGTCGAACTCTCGCCGGACGGGCCGTTCGAGGAGGGCGGCAACTACACGACGCCGCACTACCTGCCCGGCCGGGTCACCTACCCCAAGGTCACCCTGCAGCGCGCGATGACCCCTGGGGGTACGGCGAAGGTCCGGCGCTGGCTGGAGGACCTGACCGCGGAGTGGTCCTCGGGCGAGCCGGCCCGGTTCGGTACCCGGTCGCCGGTGGTGATCACGCTGTACTCCGGGATCGGTCCCGCCGCGGTCAAGGTGCATACGTGGGAACTCCGCGACGCGATCCCGGTCTCTTGGGCGGTGCCGCAGTTGTCCACCAGTGGGGCCGGTGGGTTCGCGCTGGAGAGTCTGGCCCTGCAACACAGCGGTTTCCTCAAGCCGGTCGACGGACCGGCCGGTAGCGAGTTGGTGCTGACCGACCCGGCCGGTCAGCGGCTGTCGTTCCAGTACAACCCCGCCAAGATCACGCTGAGCAAGGCGCGGGAGGCGGCGACCGGACGGAAGAAGGTCACGTCCGGCGACGACGTGATCGACGCCAACAGCTTGTCGATCACGCTCGCCGAGCTGCGGATCGACGGGTACCGCGAGGTCGCGCGCGCCGCCGGCCTGCTGCGGGAGTGGCTGGAGTTCGAGGGCTGGCGGGACGGCCGGCTCCCGGTCGCCGCGAAGCCCGGCAACAAGCCGTTGTGCGAAAAGTGCGGCAAGACCGAGGTGACCTCGACGGACGCGGCACCGGGAGTACCGAAGGACCTGCGGGTGACCTGGGGCCGGTACGGCGGCGGCATGCCGCAGAGGATGGTGCTGAAGAAGTTCGACCTCACGCTGACCCGGTTCACGATGGACGGCAGACCGAGCCGAGCGACGGCTCAGCTCACGCTGCAGGAGTACACCGGCGCGGCCCGCCGTGGATCCGGTGCCACGCCCGGAATCGGCGGCCATCGCTCCGGCCCTGTGGCAGCGGGAGCGGCGGGCTCGCATCCGGAGGACCGGTTGCGCAACCCAGGTGGCGGACGATGA
- a CDS encoding phage tail protein: MMPMPSSAKLGMPGQGLEQLTGQVGMSHRYVIEIDRSEYRLGAWTKAAGLGVRWQKLSYRPGYATFETIAPGNISYTDVSLSRAAGPASATVQRWLASVTLRRTPLSGAIYLVDFLGMPVVTWELREFFPISWRLTEFDSTGSRPAVETLDLAHNGFLNTDAVLP; encoded by the coding sequence ATGATGCCGATGCCGTCCAGCGCGAAGCTCGGGATGCCGGGCCAGGGACTCGAGCAACTCACCGGCCAGGTGGGGATGTCGCACCGGTACGTGATCGAGATCGACCGGTCCGAGTACCGGCTCGGGGCCTGGACGAAGGCGGCCGGGCTCGGGGTCCGCTGGCAGAAGCTCAGCTACCGGCCCGGCTACGCGACCTTCGAAACAATTGCCCCAGGCAACATCAGCTACACCGACGTGAGCCTGTCCCGGGCGGCCGGGCCGGCTTCGGCCACCGTGCAGCGCTGGCTGGCCTCGGTCACCCTGCGCCGGACGCCGTTGAGCGGTGCCATCTACCTGGTCGACTTCCTCGGGATGCCGGTGGTGACCTGGGAACTGCGCGAGTTCTTCCCGATCTCCTGGCGGCTGACCGAGTTCGACTCGACCGGCTCCCGGCCGGCCGTCGAGACGCTGGACCTCGCGCACAACGGGTTCCTGAACACCGATGCGGTGCTGCCATGA